The Paraconexibacter algicola genome includes the window GCCTCGAGCTCGATCAGCGCGACGAAGCGGTCGATCGCCGCCTGGCGGGCGGCCTCGGCCTCGGGGCTGACGCCGACGGTCTCGACGAGCGCGACGCGCGCCCAGCGCCGGTCGGAGGTCATGACCTCGAGGTAGGCGGAGCAGGCGGCGTGCGCGCGGGCGTGGAGGTCGAGGGGGTCGACCGCGGCGAGCGCCGTGACGACGGCGGCGGTGGCGCGCTCGTTGAGCTCGTCGTGCAGCGCGACGAGCAGGGCCTCGCGGGAGCCGAACTCCTCGTAGAGGTTGCGCGTCGAGACGCCCGCGGCGGTGCAGAGCGCCTCGATCGTGGTGCCGCGGAAGCCCTGCGGGCCGCCGAACGCGTCGAGCCCGGCCTCGAGCATCCGCGCGCGCCGGGCGGCGCGCCGCTCGTCGGCGCTCTGCTTCCCGTACTGCCGTCCCGCGGTCGCCATCCCACACAGCCTATCTGGTCAGCGAGCTTGCCAAACGCGCCGGGGGCGGGTAGCGTCGCATCTGGTCATGACCCCGACCAGATGATCGGGGTCGCAACAACGAGGCAGGAGAGAGCCCGTGCGTCCCACCGTCCCCGCCGTCGTCCTCGCGCTCGCCGCGGTCGTCCCCGCGACCGCCGGCGCCGCCACCCCGACGTTCGCCCCCTACGTCAGCACCCCGACCGGGAGCGGCCTCGGTCCGGGCCCGGCACCGCTGGCCACCGTCGCCGCCGACCTCGACGCCGACGGTCGGCCCGACGTGGTCACCGCCGGGGACTTCGGGCAGGGCGAGCTCATCGCCCTGCGCAACCGCGGCGGCGGCGACTTCGGCGCGCCCGCCCGCGTCCCCGGCACGACCGGCGCCCAGGCCGTCACCGCCGGCGACGTCGACGGCGACGGGGACGACGACGTCGTCGCCATGACCGCCACCCAGCTCGTCGTCCTGCGCGCCCAGGACGGCACGCTCACCGCCGGCGCGCGCCTCGGCGTCCAGCTCGGCGCCCAGCTGCAGGTCGTCCTCACCGACCAGGACGGCGACGGCGACCTCGACCTCGCCGTCCCGAGCTTCACCACCGTCCAGACGTTCCGCAACGACGGCACCGGGAGCTTCACCGCCGGACCCCGCGTCCCCGTGCCCGGGGCCACGTCGCTCTCCGCGGTCAGCCCCGCCGACCTCGACGGCGACGCCGCCCGGGACCTCCTCGCCGCCGACGGCGGCACGGGCGTCGTCCACGCGCTGCGCGGCCGCCCCGACAGCGGCTACCTGGTCAGCGGCCGGGTCGCCGCAGCGGGCTTCGGCCTCGAGGACGTCGCCGCCGTCGACCTCGACGACGACGGCCGCGACGACGCCGCCGCGATCGGCTCGTTCAGCTTCACGCTCGCGACGGCCCTCGGGGACGGCCGCGGCGGCTTCCGCTCCCCGCTCGCGACCCTGCGTCCCGGCGGCTCCGGGCCGACGAGCGCCGGCGTCGGCGACCTCGACGGCGACGGCCGCGAGGACCTCGTCGTCTCCACGATCGCCACGCCCGCGCCCGTGCTGCGCGTCCACGCCGGCGACGGCACCGTCCGCCCGCCGCTCGTCGCGTCGCTGCCGACCGGGATCGCCCCGCAGAACCCGGTGATCGCCGACTTCACCGGCGACGGGCGGCCCGACATCGTCGTCGCCGGTCCCGACCGCATCGACCTCCTGCGGAACACCACGCCGTGACCCGCCGGTGCCTCGCGGCGCTCGTCGCCGTCGCCGCGCTCGCCCCCGCGACCAGCGCGCCCGCCGCGACGCACCGCACCTGGCACGTCGACGCCGACGCGGCCCGTCCCGGCGACGGGACGGCCGCGCGGCCGTTCGCGACCCTCGCCGCGGTGGAGGCGGCCTCCCGGCCCGGTGACCGCATCGTCGTCGGGCCCTCGCTCACCGCGCTGGACGGTGGCCTGCGCCTGCAGCGCGGGCAGCGCGTCCAGGGTCTCGGCGACCCCCACGGCGGTCCCGGGGTCCCCGCCGCCCGGATCACGAACACCGCCGCGGCGCGGCTCGACGGCGACGCCGTGCGCCTCGCCGACCACACCGCGGTCCGCGGCCTGCGGATCGAGGCCCCGCGGCGCGGCGGCATCTACGGGCTCGACGTCGCGCGCGCGACCGTCACCGGCAACGACGTCAGCGGCCACAACGTCTCCTGCACGCCCGGATTCCTGATCCCGCCGTTCGCCGTCCCCACCACCGTTCCCGGGGTCGGGGTGCCGATCCGCGACGGGCTCCACAACGGCTGGGCCGCGATCATGGTCGACGCG containing:
- a CDS encoding TetR/AcrR family transcriptional regulator, which codes for MATAGRQYGKQSADERRAARRARMLEAGLDAFGGPQGFRGTTIEALCTAAGVSTRNLYEEFGSREALLVALHDELNERATAAVVTALAAVDPLDLHARAHAACSAYLEVMTSDRRWARVALVETVGVSPEAEAARQAAIDRFVALIELEAARLVEAGLLPDRDHHLTAVALAGALLGLVNTWRTDTAWDARVPAVADEAARLIVLALTAP
- a CDS encoding FG-GAP repeat domain-containing protein, with amino-acid sequence MRPTVPAVVLALAAVVPATAGAATPTFAPYVSTPTGSGLGPGPAPLATVAADLDADGRPDVVTAGDFGQGELIALRNRGGGDFGAPARVPGTTGAQAVTAGDVDGDGDDDVVAMTATQLVVLRAQDGTLTAGARLGVQLGAQLQVVLTDQDGDGDLDLAVPSFTTVQTFRNDGTGSFTAGPRVPVPGATSLSAVSPADLDGDAARDLLAADGGTGVVHALRGRPDSGYLVSGRVAAAGFGLEDVAAVDLDDDGRDDAAAIGSFSFTLATALGDGRGGFRSPLATLRPGGSGPTSAGVGDLDGDGREDLVVSTIATPAPVLRVHAGDGTVRPPLVASLPTGIAPQNPVIADFTGDGRPDIVVAGPDRIDLLRNTTP